From the genome of Leguminivora glycinivorella isolate SPB_JAAS2020 chromosome Z, LegGlyc_1.1, whole genome shotgun sequence, one region includes:
- the LOC125241543 gene encoding lysophospholipase-like protein 1, with product MSRLGALHLTKPTGAKHTATVIFFHGSGDSGGNIKEWVNILTRNFTFPHIKVMFPTAPLQPYTPNGGAMSNVWFDRADISINAPEKLESISRIEVEVKNLILSENKLGIPSNRIIIGGFSMGGSLSFHTAYRWDRNLAGAFVFSSFLNNGSIVYQELKNTSSASLPPLLQCHGDNDDVVPLEWGRATFNELKTLGVPSQFHVLERLGHQPNKRGLHLIKDFIEKHLPDV from the exons atgtctcGACTTGGTGCTTTACATTTGACTAAACCTACAGGCGCCAAGCACACAGCGACTGTAATATTTTTTCATGGATCGG GTGATTCAGGTGGAAATATTAAAGAGTGGGTAAATATACTGACAAGAAACTTTACATTTCCACACATCAAGGTGATGTTTCCAACTGCTCCACTGCAACCTTACACTCCCAACGGAGGTGCCATGAGCAATGTTTGGTTCGACCGTGCTGATATATCTATCAATGCTCCTGAAAAACTTGAATCAATATCTAGAATAGAGGTAGAGGTTAAGAATCTCATACTAAGTGAAAATAAATTAGGAATACCTAGCAACAGAATAATtatag GTGGATTTTCAATGGGTGGCTCACTGTCATTCCACACTGCCTATAGGTGGGACAGAAATCTTGCTGGAGCCTTTGTGTTCAGCTCTTTTCTCAATAATGGCTCAATTGTGTACCAAGAGCTAAAAAATACATCCAGTGCCTCAT TACCACCTCTGCTGCAATGCCACGGCGACAACGACGACGTGGTGCCGCTGGAGTGGGGCCGGGCCACGTTCAATGAACTGAAAACACTTGGGGTTCCAAGTCAGTTTCACGTTTTGGAGAGGCTGGGACATCAGCCCAATAAACGAGGGCTTCATCTCATAAAGGATTTTATTGAGAAACATCTGCCTGATGTGTGA